A single region of the Pan troglodytes isolate AG18354 chromosome 18, NHGRI_mPanTro3-v2.0_pri, whole genome shotgun sequence genome encodes:
- the BFAR gene encoding bifunctional apoptosis regulator isoform X1, translated as MEEPQKSYVNTMDLERDEPLKSTGPQISVSEFSCHCCYDILVNPTTLNCGHSFCRHCLALWWASSKKTECPECREKWEGFPKVNILLRDAIEKLFPDAIRLRFEDIQQNNDIVQSLAAFQKYGNDQIPLAPNTGRANQQRGGGFFSGVLTALTGVAVVLLVYHWSSKESEHDLLVHKAVAKWTAEEVVLWLEQLGPWASLYRERFLSERVNGRLLLTLTEEEFSKTPYTIENSSHRRAILMELERVKALGVKPPQNLWEYKAVNPGRSLFLLYALKSSPRLSLLYLYLFDYTDTFLPFIHTICPLQEDSSGEDIVTKLLDLKEPTWKQWREFLVKYSFLPYQLIAEFAWDWLEVHYWTSRFLIINAMLLSVLELFSFWRIWSRSELKTVPQRMWSHFWKVSTQGLFVAMFWPLIPQFVCNCLFYWALYFNPIINIDLVVKELRRLETQVL; from the exons ATGGAGGAACCTCAGAAAAGCTATGTGAACACAATGGACCTTGAGAGAGACGAACCTCTCAAAAGCACCGGCCCTCAGATTTCTGTTAGTGAATTTTCTTGCCACTGCTGCTACGACATCCTGGTTAACCCCACCACCTTGaactgtgggcacagcttctgCCGTCACTGCCTTGCTTTATGGTGGGCATCttcaaagaaaacagaatgtCCAGAATGCAGAGAAAAATGGGAAGGTTTCCCCAAAGTCAATATTCTCCTCAG GGATGCCATTGAAAAGTTATTTCCTGATGCCATTAGACTGAGATTTGAAGACATTCAGCAGAATAATGACATAGTCCAAAGTCTTGCAGCCTTTCAGAAATATGGGAATGATCAGATTCCTTTAGCTCCTAACACAGGCCGAGCGAATCAGCAGAGGGGAGGGGGATTCTTTTCCGGTGTGCTCACAGCTTTAACTGGAGTGGCA GTGGTCCTGCTCGTCTATCACTGGAGCAGCAAGGAATCTGAACACGACCTCCTGGTCCACAAGGCTGTGGCCAAATGGACGGCGGAAGAAGTTGTCCtctggctggagcagctgggccCTTGGGCATCTCTTTACAGGGAAAGGTTTTTATCTGAACGAGTAAATGGAAG GTTACTTTTAACTTTGACAGAGGAAGAATTTTCCAAGACGCCCTATACCATAGAAAACAGCAGCCACAGGAGAGCCATCCTCATGGAGCTAGAACGTGTCAAAGCATTAGGCGTGAAGCCcccccagaatctctgggaataTAAG GCTGTGAACCCAGGCAGGTCCCTGTTCCTGCTATACGCCCTCAAGAGCTCCCCCAGGCTGAGTCTGCTCTACCTGTACCTGTTTGACTACACCGACACCTTCCTACCTTTCATCCACACCATCTGCCCTCTGCAAGAAGACAGCTCTGGGGAGGACATCGTCACCAAGCTTCTG GATCTTAAGGAGCCTACGTGGAAGCAGTGGAGAGAGTTCCTGGTCAAATACTCCTTCCTTCCATACCAGCTGATTGCTGAGTTTGCTTGGGACTGGTTGGAGGTCCATTACTGGACATCACGGTTTCTCATCATCAATGCTATGTTACTCTCAGTTCTGGAATTATTCTCCTTTTGGAGAATCTGGTCGAGAAGTGAACTGAA GACCGTGCCTCAGAGGATGTGGAGCCATTTCTGGAAAGTATCAACGCAGGGGCTTTTTGTGGCCATGTTCTGGCCCCTCATCCCTCAGTTTGTTTGCAACTGTTTGTTTTACTGGGCCCTGTACTTTAACCCAATTATTAACATTGATCTTGTGGTCAAGGAACTCCGGCGGCTGGAAACCCAGGTGTTGTGA
- the BFAR gene encoding bifunctional apoptosis regulator isoform X2, which produces MSQGAQGTGNPDYLPHRDAIEKLFPDAIRLRFEDIQQNNDIVQSLAAFQKYGNDQIPLAPNTGRANQQRGGGFFSGVLTALTGVAVVLLVYHWSSKESEHDLLVHKAVAKWTAEEVVLWLEQLGPWASLYRERFLSERVNGRLLLTLTEEEFSKTPYTIENSSHRRAILMELERVKALGVKPPQNLWEYKAVNPGRSLFLLYALKSSPRLSLLYLYLFDYTDTFLPFIHTICPLQEDSSGEDIVTKLLDLKEPTWKQWREFLVKYSFLPYQLIAEFAWDWLEVHYWTSRFLIINAMLLSVLELFSFWRIWSRSELKTVPQRMWSHFWKVSTQGLFVAMFWPLIPQFVCNCLFYWALYFNPIINIDLVVKELRRLETQVL; this is translated from the exons ATGAGTCAGGGAGCTCAAGGAACTGGAAATCCAGATTATCTTCCTCATAG GGATGCCATTGAAAAGTTATTTCCTGATGCCATTAGACTGAGATTTGAAGACATTCAGCAGAATAATGACATAGTCCAAAGTCTTGCAGCCTTTCAGAAATATGGGAATGATCAGATTCCTTTAGCTCCTAACACAGGCCGAGCGAATCAGCAGAGGGGAGGGGGATTCTTTTCCGGTGTGCTCACAGCTTTAACTGGAGTGGCA GTGGTCCTGCTCGTCTATCACTGGAGCAGCAAGGAATCTGAACACGACCTCCTGGTCCACAAGGCTGTGGCCAAATGGACGGCGGAAGAAGTTGTCCtctggctggagcagctgggccCTTGGGCATCTCTTTACAGGGAAAGGTTTTTATCTGAACGAGTAAATGGAAG GTTACTTTTAACTTTGACAGAGGAAGAATTTTCCAAGACGCCCTATACCATAGAAAACAGCAGCCACAGGAGAGCCATCCTCATGGAGCTAGAACGTGTCAAAGCATTAGGCGTGAAGCCcccccagaatctctgggaataTAAG GCTGTGAACCCAGGCAGGTCCCTGTTCCTGCTATACGCCCTCAAGAGCTCCCCCAGGCTGAGTCTGCTCTACCTGTACCTGTTTGACTACACCGACACCTTCCTACCTTTCATCCACACCATCTGCCCTCTGCAAGAAGACAGCTCTGGGGAGGACATCGTCACCAAGCTTCTG GATCTTAAGGAGCCTACGTGGAAGCAGTGGAGAGAGTTCCTGGTCAAATACTCCTTCCTTCCATACCAGCTGATTGCTGAGTTTGCTTGGGACTGGTTGGAGGTCCATTACTGGACATCACGGTTTCTCATCATCAATGCTATGTTACTCTCAGTTCTGGAATTATTCTCCTTTTGGAGAATCTGGTCGAGAAGTGAACTGAA GACCGTGCCTCAGAGGATGTGGAGCCATTTCTGGAAAGTATCAACGCAGGGGCTTTTTGTGGCCATGTTCTGGCCCCTCATCCCTCAGTTTGTTTGCAACTGTTTGTTTTACTGGGCCCTGTACTTTAACCCAATTATTAACATTGATCTTGTGGTCAAGGAACTCCGGCGGCTGGAAACCCAGGTGTTGTGA